Below is a window of Acidobacteriota bacterium DNA.
AGTTGGGCGGCTTGTAAAGCTTCGGCTTTATTGAGGCTGATGCGCCTTCCATCCTTGAGCTTTTTTCCCCGCAACAAGTACTCATAAAAATGCACCATCAATTCGGCCGTGGCCCGCTCATCCACTTTCCACAGACTCACCGCAACCGCAGGCGTCCCCGCATAGATAAACGCGCGCATCATCCCCATTAGCCCTTCGCCGTTGATCTGTTTGCCCAGGCCGGTTTCACAGGCCGAGAGTGAAACCAACTCTGCATTCAGCCGTAAATTCATAATTTCAGCGGCAGTCAAAATGCCGTCTTCCTGACTCAAGCCATTGGGCGTCGTCCCGCTATTCAACGAGGGTGAAAGTAACAAACCGGAAAACCTGGGGTTCGCTTCGTTGACATTGGCGTGCAGCGAAAAGTGCACAAAGCGATATTGATTCAATACCCCGGCGCTTTTGACAGCAGCTTCGTTGGCTTGTGCGCCCAGATAAAGAGTCGCCGGGTTGTCTTTGCCAAAGAGCGCCCCGATTCGTTCTACTTCGCCTTGGCTATACCTCAAAGGGCTGAGCGTGGCCCCACCCAATAAAGAAGCGAACGAACCTTGCGTTTCTGGCGGATAAAGCGGGTTGCCAAATGCAATGAACGCTTTTGGCGCTTTGGTGTAATGCGCCACTCGGTGATGAAGTTGCGCCCAAATGCTGACCGAGGGCGCATAGCTGATCGAGAAGTCCTTAATTAGATACGGCCAGTCCGCCGGATCAGCCGCGGCCCCTTTCCTGACTGGCGCTCTCAACAAGACCTCGAAGGGCAAGCGTTGTAACAACCCATCAGACACAATGATCAAGTGCTTCTTGCCTATGAGTAAGGCACGCGCGGGCGCCAGCAGTTTATCGTATAGAGCGCTGGCTTCTTGCCGATAGTCGTCGGGCGAAACCTGTGTTTTATCCACCAGCGCGTTGAGCAATTTGGTGAGGCATGCGTTCAGGTCGGCTTCCCCGTCGAGTTGATAGACGGCGGAACTATTGTGGCTGATGCCAAACAGCAGCGAGGACTTTTGGTCGAGCGAATAGGCAAGCACCACGGTCTGTTCATCGAGCAACTGTTGCGTTTCGGCCAACCCAAGCGGACGGTGTAGCGCGTCATCCAAATTCCCCGCCGTAGACCTCAAACTGGATTCAACCAGCAGGTCTAAAAACGCGCGGGCACGCCACTGCTCAGCCAATTGAAACAGCTTGGCGTTGAGCGCCGCATTCACCGGTAAAACTGTACGCTTGCTCGCCATCTGATTTGCTCGTGCAGGCGGCAACAAGAGAGAAATCAGGTCTTTATAAAGTTTGACCTTATCCTGCCAGAAACCGACCTTATCGCTGTCTTCCCGCAGTTTGCTGCGCGTGGTTTCCTGCACTTCAATGGCGCGCCGATATTGTTGTTCGGCCTGCTCAAACTGCCCGAGTTGGCGATAACTGGCAGCCATCCCGCGCTGCGCTAACCAAACGGCGCGCACGTAATTGTTTTGCCTGCCAATTTGCGCAGCCTGCGCGTGCACTTGCAAAGCGGCTTTCCAATTGCCTTGCTTGGCATACACCAAGCCCAGCGAATTGAGCGAACGGGCGACCTGCTCTTTGTCATCCATCCCTTCGGCAAGCTGCTTGGCCGCTAGTTGGCTCGCCAAGGCGTTTGCGTAATCACCACTTTCGTCATAAAGCCTGCCCAAACTGGCTAGTGCCGCGCTTTTGCGTTGCAAGTCATTTTGTTGGACTGCCAATTTCAGAGCCTCGTTCAGCAATTTCTGTGAATCATCAAAATGTTTGAGTTCAGCTTCGACCTCACCCAAATTGGTGAGCATGCGCATTTGCTGGGCCACATTGTTTTTCCGCCTCGCCAACTCCAGCGCTTTGGAATAGTAATTTTTGCCGCTTGGGGTGTCGCCCAAACGTCGGTAAACAAGCCCCAGATTACCCAAGTTGTATTCCGTAACTTTTGATGAGGTGAGCAACAACCCGCGACGGCAAGCCGCAATACTGTTGGCATAGTCTTCACTCGCGGTATGGGTGTTACATAAAACCGCGAGCAGATAATCTTGTAAAAACAATTCTCCCGTGAGTTCAGCGATGCGCAATCCCTCGCGATACGTTTGCACAGCTTCCCGAGGCTGGTTTGATTGATTATGCGCATAGCCAATTATTTTTAGCCCCTTAATTTGGTATTCAAGGTTGGCTTCGGCTTGTGCTGTTTGCAAAAGTTGCGTCCCGAGTTTGAGCGCGATCTGATTATTATTGTTGCTTCTATCTAGCAACAACACCGCGCCTTTTTCGTGCAATGCTTCAAGGAAATTTGGGGCAAGTATAAACGCTTCATTCAACTGCTCCACGCTTTCGGCATACTGACCTTTTACTTTATAAAAGTACCCCAGACCATAATGCGCGGCAGCCTTTGCTGGCAGCAGCAAATCTAGCGCTGCGGTCAGATATTTCTGCAACGACTCTTCTTGGTGAAGGGCAATTTGGGCTTCAACTAAAAGTGGATAAGGCCGAAAGAAATCTTGCTTGAACGAGAGACTTTGTAAGCAGTGCTCAACCGCTCGGCGGTAACTGGCGTCGTTGGGAAACTGCCGCGGGAAATAAACTGCGGCGAGGCCATAATGTTTCAGCGCTTGTTGTGTCGGTGATTGGTTGGGAAGCCGCTGTATAAATTGCGCGGCTTCTTCTATGCGGCCCGTTTCAATTGCCAGCTCGGCATACCGCAAATAGGCGGACTCCATGGCGGGAGCTATTTCAAGCAGCCGTTGGCACTCCGCGAAGGCTGCGGGGTAAGCCTGCCGCTGCATCTGTAAGAGAACCGCTTGATACTGTTTTTCAGTTGAGAGTTGCGCGGCGGAGTGCCGCAGCGCAGCGCTGGAAGAGGGGCGGAAAGTAATCAATAAAACCAGGGCAGCCACAACCGCTGCTGCCCTGCTCAGTACAATGCTTCCATCGAAACATCCGCGGATTGCGCACAATGAAAGCCGCGCTTGTCTAGTCATAACATCCGAGCCTTGCCTGCCGACCCGGCCCGTCAGTTAGGGGGAACCCGAGTCAACTGTTTTATGGATTGCCGGGTGGCGGCGGATCACCGCCTTCACCAGAACCATCACCCGGTGGCGGCGGATCACCGCCTTCACCGGAACCGTCACCTGGAGGTGGTGGATCGCCCCCTTCGCCCGAATCACCCGAATTTTGGGGCGTGATTGTAGTTTGGAATCCATAACCAACACCAGCTACGGCAGACATGGATTTCAGGATTTCTTCCTGCTCACGCATTTTGGCCGCTCCTTTCACTAGAGGGAAAATCTTATCCGCACTGAGTTCGACTCAGCGCCAAACAGGATTTCTGATTGTGAGATGGGATTCTGACGGTGACTGCTCTGTCAGAACGCTTGCGAATGTTGTTTCAGGTGTGGGGCCTTAACACAACAGCAAGAGAGAGCGGTTTTTTGTTGGATTGTTCAGTTTGGCAGTCCTGACAGGTAAAAATCACGAGCTTGTTTTGGCAGTTGGCAGAGACGCCTTGTGCTGCACACGTGGCGCACTGATCAGTTGCATCCCCATCAAGAGGAGCAAGAGCAGCAAAACTTCAGAGTCGCCAAAGTTGTAGTTGGCCAGCGCACTAAGTGAAAACCCAAGCGCGGCGCCAAAGGTGCCGAGTGACAAGCCAGCCGACCAAGCGGTGTTGGCGGCAAGAGGCTGGCTGCGCTGTTGGTAATAACCGCGCCAGGCGGAACGCAAGATAGTCGCCAGCAGCCAAATGAAACACAGCAAAGCGGGAATCCCACGATCCAGCGCAATCTGAATTGGCGTCGAATGAGTATGCGTTACGTAATCGCCCGGGAAACCCCATTCCCGCCAGTGTAACTTATGCGCGTCCTGCCCCACGCCCAACCAAGGATGGCGCGGAATCAACTTCAGCCCGGCACGCATGTAGTTTAAGCGCCGCAGAGAACTGTCATCCCTGAAACTGAGGGCGCCGGTTTGCCGGGCGGTCAAGATAACATAAACTGATAGCCCTCCCAGCAATACGATGAAAACCAACGCCGCAACCCGGATGCGCCTGCCTCCCACAGCCAGTGAAACCAGCAACAGAGCCACTAGAAACGTCATAATGACGGCCCGCGAAGCAGTCATGGCCAGCGTCAGCGAAAAAACCAAAAAGAGCATACCCCACAGCCACGTCTGCGCTGGCCTGCGCCGCCTTTGGCCGCTGAGCAAGACGCTCAATAACAAGCCATAACAAAGCAGGGCCAGCATCTGCATTTGTTCGGCATAGGTCAGAAATTGGCGCGTAAAACCGGACACCCTAAACTGTCGCGTGCGGCCAGCAGTTGTAATGCCGAGCGGGTTCTCGCTTTGTTTCAAGGCTTGCGTGACGATCAGCTTAACCGGCAAGGGATCACCCGCGTGTAGCGTTTCAACTTCTAGTTGCTCCCCCACCTGACGACCGCGAATGATCTGTGCGGCCTCAGCCACCGAGGAAACACGACGTTTGGCAATCATCCAAATGACATCGCCGGGCAAGACCTGCGCGCCTGGCATTTGGACTTGCAAGGGGCTATCGGCAGCAATGGAAGCGATGACCATGCCGCGCCCATAGACTTTTTCAAACAGACTGAATCCCGCGCCCGCCAGACTTGAACAAAGCAGTATGCCTAACAGCCAGCGCGCCGCCGCAGGCTGTAGATTGGTGGCCAGCAGGTAAAGCACGCCGAAAAGCAATAAGGATTTCAGCTTGTGCAGGCTCACGGCTGGTTCCACCGAAAAGATTGCCGAAAGTACGGTCAGCCCGGCAAACCAAAGCAAAGGCCAATCAAACAGCGTGCGGCGAAAATGTAACTTGTGCAGCGCCAAGTCCCGGATGATCCAGGCGAGCAGGCTCAGATTGAGGCCCAGGTTCGCCGCAAAAATTGAGTGCGGAACGGCGAGGGCAAAAAGGAAGAGACCAAATAATACGAGACGATTGGCCCACCGCGGCGCCGGTCGAGTCGCCTGTATCACGGCCAAGTCGTCTAGCTTTCCGAACCAATGCCCCGCCTTATTTCCCCCTGCTAGTGGGGATGATGCGCTGGGGGTCACGGCAGGGTGAAGTGTCATTGGTTTGGTCGTGTTTCACTTTGGGGAGGATCAAAAGATTAGCTCGTGACGCTGTGTCAACAGCCGCCTACATTATCCGGTCAACCCAGGCACGGCTCAAGGCCTAGAGGGCAAATGCCAAGCAACTGCTTTTGTCCGGGGTGTGACGTGAACGCGATCTCGCCTGACTGAGGGTTCGACGGCGGCGCAAGTTGCCGGCTGAAGTTTGTCGAGAACTTGCAAGCTGGCCTGTTGGCTTAAGGAGGGAGTTGCCAACAGGCACAGCGTTGCGGCGCTTTGCAATGAGTTGGAAACCTGCTGAGTTACCAGCATGAGCGATCACGCAAGTTACTCAACGCCTTCCAGCAGTTGCTTTTTTTCTTGATAGAGATTGCGCATCATCAATTGATGCGCTTGATCGTTTGGATTGGCCTTTAAGGCCTGGCGGCAATTCTGCAAGGAATCTTCGATCCGGCTCAACTTCTGCTCGAAATCAGCCCGGCGTTGCGGATTCCAATTGCTCATGCGCGCCTGGACGGCAACCATTTTGCGATCCAGCTCGAGCTTGAGTTGCGACTCTTCCGCAAACAGCGCTGTTTGCATCCCGCGCATCGTCAGGACCGAGTTGTATTGCCGGTAAAAGCTGACCGAGCTAAACGCGGCCAGCGCCAACGCTAACGCTCCGGCGCCGGCCAGTTGCGGCAGTGTAAAAGTAAAGCTCTTGGCTCTCAGCCGTTCCAGCAACCCGGGCTTGGGCAGCGCGTTGGTGGTCAGCGTCTTTTTGGCGGCCAACTCTGCTTCGATTTCGTTGCTGATGCGCGTCCACAAAGCGCGGGGTGGCGTGTGCAACGGCAACTCGCGCGCGGCGGTGCGCAATTGGTCTAACTCAAGTCGAACCGTTTTACAGGGGGTACAAGAATTGAGGTGGCCTTCGATGCGGCCCGCTTCGTTATCCGAGAGAAATCCGTCGAGGTATTCAGACAACGAATCAACTACGTTACGGCATTCCATACTACTTTTCCTCTCTGACTTACCCTTGAATTTGTGAGGTTGGCTAAACGGTCATTGGCCGTTCAGCTTTTTTTTGTTGAGAAACTCGCGCAGCCGCATCCTTGCTTTGTGCAGTTGCGATTTCGAGGTTCCAGTACTCACGCCCAGCATCTTGCCAATCTCTTCGTGCTCGAAGCCCTCCACATCGTGCAAAACGAAGACGGTGCGATAACCCGGCGGCAATTCCGAAATTGCTTTGTCCAGCGCGATTCGATCTACAAAACGGGGGCGTTCACCCACGCCTTGAATTAAATCTTGAATCTCGCCGATTTCGCCTTCTTCGGTCGTCTTTTCGAGTTTGACGCCCTTCTTGCGGAAGTGCATCAGCACATGATTGACAGTCAGGCGATGCAACCAAGTGGTGAATGCCGATTCGCCACGAAAGCTGCCGAGCTTGCGGAAGAGTTGAATGAAGACTTCCTGCGCCAGATCCTCCGCTTCGGTTGAGTTCGCAACCATCCGCAGACAGAGGCTGTAGACGCGCCTATGATGGCGTTCGTACAACGTCTCGAACGCCGCCATATCTCCTTGCGACGAAGCTTGAGCCAAATCGTAATCCGATGTGACCTGTTTGCTTGTATTCGCTATCACGCTCGTTGCCTGCTCCTGCTGGGAACGGGCATCATTGGGCAGAGAGGAAGTTCTCGTGACACACTGTCGCGGTACAACTTAAAGAACTTTTGTGTGTCACTGCCGCCTGTGATGCCGCGCTTTCAAATGTGGGTTGCTCTTGCCTTAAGATTTTTAATCCTGCTGTTTGCGTACTACTGCTTCAAAGGTGCGCCATCATAGCCTAGAGGATTGAAAAGCCGCAACCACGTGCCCGACACCTATTTCCGGTTGGTAAACGGGGCTTCGGACAGGGTAGAATCCGCTGGCAATCACACATTCACCGCCCCTGCGAAACCGTTTTCCACAACAAAACTATGCCGCGCATCGGAATTGAGCTAAACAACGTCTGCAATCTGGATTGCACCCACTGCTTCCGCAGCATCTATCGTGGAGATGAGCGCGGCACAGGCGACAAGAGTGCCCTCTTCTTCCCACTCGACACCCTTGAAAAAATCCTAATCGAAGGCAAAGCGCTCGGCTACCGTCATATCGCCATCACCGGCGGCGAACCGCCCATGCATCCGCGTTTCGGCGAGGCCTTGGACATGATCGCTGACCACGCTTTCACCTACCACTTCCTGACCAACGCCCGCAATTTTCAGAAGACCTTCAAGACCGTCAACACGCCGTTGCGCCGTTCCAAGCTGAATGGCATCACCTTCAGCCTGGATGGCGCGACCGAGGCCACGCACGACGGCATTCGCGGCAAAGGCTCTTACCGCGAAGTCGTCACCGCCATCGCCATGTGCCAGGCCGCCGGCATTCAAGCCAACATCATCACGACCGTCAATAAAGCCAATCGCCACGAGATTGACCAATTGGCCCTGCTCGGCGCACACCTCAAGGTCAAATATCAGGTCTTCGGCCACCAGATGCCGACCGAACACAACATGGGCGCCGACCTAATTTTGCCGCTCAGCGAATGGCGCGCCGTCGAGCGCGACGTAGCTCGCGTAATCACCGAATTCCGGCATGAGATTTCGATGGCCGTGGGCTTTTACACGGATTACTACCTGCCGCGCTGTGCGCCGTTGATGCTGGATGATTTGAATGTGGATTATCGCGGGCGTTTAACACTCTGCTGCCAACTGTCCAATTACCGCGATGATGACGGTGATGGCGAAGATGTCATCGGCGATCTCAAAAAAGAGAGTTTGTCCGCCGCCCTAAGTAAACTGATGGATTTGGTGACGCGCGTACAGCGGGAGCGGCTGGACATGGCGAAGAGCGGGCAATACGAAGAGAAGTTACATTACCCCTGTCTGGCCTGCATTGATCGGTTCAGAAAAACCAGCGAACAGCCCATGCTGGTGCAGATCGGACAGGTAAAGGGCGCGGCTTAAATCGCCCTTTACCTGAAAAAAAACTATTGCGCGCTGACGGTCACGGGGACCTCAATCAAAGGAATGTCTTTGTTATTCGTTTCGATCTTGATCGTCCCGGCATGCTTGCCGACAGGCGGTTTTTCGCTAAAGCCAATGCGCAACAGGTAGGTTTGTTTGTTGTTATCCACCGACTCGACTTTGACTTTGAGAAACGGCAGGTCGGAAGTCATGTTTTTGATCTCCAAGCCGCCACTGCGCGTCACGGTCACCCAGGTGAACTTGCTCAGCCCGCTAATGTCATAATCAGCCAACGACACCGGGATATTCTCAAACGCCAGTTTGCCAGGGTTGACATTCACCGGCGGCACCACGCGTAAATCCAAATCAAACGCCAGTTCCGGTGTTTCTTTGCTATCCGTCGTCAGCTTGATGGTTTGGTGATAAACCCCAAGCGGCAGCCCTTCTTTCCCGACAAAATTGACGGCAAAGCGCTTGCCCTCTTCCAACGTATTGAGCGTAACGTTGAAGGTGTCGCCACCCGCTTCAAGCTTGGTGATTTTCAGCGGCTGCGGGCTATCTTGATAAAGACTGAACAGGCCGCTTACCGGAAAACCGGTTGGCGCCTGTGCGCTCCAGCGATCCACCGGGCTGACGACGATAGAGCCGATGCGCTTGCCATTGGGCAACCCGTCCGGCACAACGATGACCATGCTCATCTGTAGCGTAAATTGCGGACGGGCCGGATCGTTGGTAAACACCTCAGCGGTTTTGGTGATTGCGCCTTGATAACTTTCGGTGTGAACTGACAACGAGATTTTGCCCTCCTGACCAGGAGGCACGGCGCGCGTAAATTCGCTCGCCGTACACCCTCAGCTTGGCGCCACGCTATTGATTGTCAGTTCCGCCGTGCCTTCATTTTTGAATTTGAAGTCATATTGCGCCAGCACGCCTTTTTTCAATTCGCCGAAATCATGCTGCGTTTTGGCTATCACCAATTTCGGCCCATCCGTGGGTGGCTCGATCACGTTCATGCTCAGGGCCAAGACAAATTGCGAACTCCCAGGGTCATTGGTAAAGACCTGCGCTGATTTGGTAATCGCGCCCATGAACCCATCCGTATGCACCGCCAGCGTAACTTTCCCTTCTTTGCCGGGCAGCACGCTTTTGGTGAAATCACTCGTCGTGCAGCCGCAGCCGGGTTGGACATTGCTGATGACCAACTCCGCATTGCCTTCATTTTTGAATGTGAAGCCATATTCGGCGAGCGTTCCTTTTTTGATGTCGCCCAAATTATGCTGCAATTCTTTAATGGTCAGCTTCGGCGCGTTTTTCGTGTCCGCCTTCTGCGGCTCGACGGTTTGCCCGAATGATGCGGCGCTTAGCCCTAACACGAGGATGAGCAAAATAGCTGATATTTTCATTGGAAGTTACTCCTTCAGGAAATAGGTTCAGGGCAAGACCGGCGAATCGAGACGTAGCAGCAAACAAAAACGGCCACCAATCAGCGGTGACCGCTTCAGGGTTGCCATTGGATAGCGCGTACGGGACTCGAACCCGTGCTCTCCGCCTTGAGAGGGCAAAACTAGCATTTTGTACGGTTTGAGCGCAAGGCGTATCCATTGGTATGAAGCCCGTCTTTTCAGTCAAACGCGCATAAATCACATTAGTCTTGATTGGCATGCTTTGGTGCCTCTTTGTGTGCTCGTTCGTTACCATAGCGTTACCGCCTTTCATGCGGCCCGCCTTTCGAGTGTGTCGAGCCGTTGGGCAATCTCGACGCGGTTACGCCGTTCGCGGTCTATGTCCTCACACATCACGCGCAGATCGTTCCGCATATCGTGTACATCGCTAGCCAAGGTTTGGAATGTCTCCACGAAATTCGGCGGCAGCAAGGGGTTGGTATCGCAGCCCTCAAAACGCGCCTCAAGACCATCAAACCGTGTCTCCAACGTGCCCAGCCTGCGCACGATCATCAGCAATAATTCGCGTTCAGAGAGTTTTTCGGTTAAGTCTTTCGTGTCGTCGTGTTCGTTGCTCATTAGTTTCCTGCCTTTTTAATAGTGCGCTTCTTTGCCGCTGGCTTCGTCTCTGCTACAAGCGCGTCTATCAACCCGTCTTCACAGCGTGACGTGGCGGCTTCGTTTTCAACCTGTCCCTCTTGCTCATCGGGTAAGGGCCGGAAAAGAATTTGCGCCAGATCAACCAAAGCCACGCGCTGTACTGGTCCAATTTGCTCCCAAGGAATGTGATGAATCACTACTTCGACAGGTGGATGCGAGAGCTTGGTTTTGCGCTTCAGTGCGAGCTTTTGTGTCTGCATCCTTCCTACCTTCCTTTTTTGGTCTTAGCCACGCCCTTCCCTGTCGCTGCCGCCTTCGGCTTCGATGCCGCCTTCTTTGCACCAAGCTTGGTTGCCCCATTGGGCTCCGGCTGCTCTGCCGTCTCGCCTTCTGCCACACCCTTTGGCTTCGGCCCTCGCTGTGTAACAGGCTTCGGCGCATCAGCCGGAATAAGGTAATAGTGCCCTCCTGTTGGCAGCGGATGCTTTTCTGCATTCGGGATAAGACCTTGTCTCAGCCAGAGCATAACTGTTTGATACTTCACCCCTGAGTTTTCTGCATATTCCTTCGGAGCAATCATTCGCGGCGATTCCTTTTTTGTAGCCATAGCAGGGTAAATCTAGCCCCTTTAGTAACTACAGGCAAGAACGAGTCGAAAGACAAGATATTTCTAAAGGGGCTTTATTATTTTCTTGACTAATTCCAAGAAGCTTTACGTGATTGACGACGCTCACACGTACGAAGCGCGCACGACCTGCAAACACAAAGTCGCGCGCCACCTGATGCAACGTTACACCGAAGCCCTCGGTGTAACGGAAGCCGAAGGCAAGCGCGTTGTGGATCCTGCGCCGATGGGTTGGTCCGCGAGTGGCGAACAAACCGCAATGGGCTGGAAGGCGCGCGACGAAGAGCCAGCGCCACCAGCGCCCAAGATGCAATGGGGAACGGATGTTTTTCGCGGCCAGCCGCGCGGTGTGGCTCGCAAGCAGCGTTGGGATTGGCGCAGAGAGTTTTAAGGCTGTGTCCACTCCCGCGCGCGGGCGGGTTCATTCTTGAGGCGAGCGCCGCGCCGCTCGCCGATTTCTTGGGGCAAACGTGAATAAGCTGAACGAATCGAAAAACAATCTAGCGGACGCGCTGTCAGAAGCGCTTCGCAACTACGTAGACGCTGAGATTGTGCAGCGCTTGGGCGAGATCGAAATCAGACCACGCGACCCGCGCGAGATCGTGCCGACAAAAGTCTATCGCTACGTCGAAGCGGCTAAGGCTTGCCAGATGTCGCGGGACACCTTGGCCCGTGCCGTAAAGAGCAACGATTTGAAGATTCACTACAAAGGAGCCACGCCCTATTTTCCAGGCTCCGATTTATTGATGTGGCTTGAGAGAGACAACTGATTTATCTAGGTTTTCACTTAACCACTTTTCAATACGAAAGGACTCTTCACTATGAAAGAAACGCGAAAGACAGCACCGCAGACGCCTGCAACGTACTTTGCGCCAGAGATCGAGGCCCGTCGCCCTGATTACGAGCGCCTGGCCGAAGCCTTCATCACGCTGGGTGAGTTGCACGCTGACCGCCCTTTTCCTGGCCGCTTGGAAGTTTCGACGGATGGCGAGATTTCGCCCTGTCTCACAACCGCGCTGGATACGCACATCAGTGAATTGGTGCAAGGGTTGGATTGGTTCGACGCGCGGGTGTGGCGTCGTTTCTATGTGGAAATGCGGCTGATGCTCGATCAGCTCGAACTGGAACGCTCTCTCAACCGGCGCGCCGTCTAGGTGCGCAGTCTAAAGGAAGGAAGCTATGCCCAACGATCTCAATCAGGATTTCGTCACCTTACGCGCCAGCAACCGCACGGTTGAACCTTTGGCAACGGTCCAGGAGCGCCTGGCGCACGCCTTGAACGAGTACATCTTGCATCCGGATGTTTCTACGGTCGCGGCTAAGCGGATGGCCGAAATCGTGATGTACATACTTGAATCCCCTGAGGAGTAAAGCAAAGGGCTTTTCAAGTGCGCTAACACTTGAAAAGCCCCAACAACACCACACGCCGAAGCGCGCAGATGCTGCCTTGCAACGCCATCCTACCGCTTCGGCCTTTCCCATTGAAAGGATCCGATGGAAGAAGCTGCCACCAAAGCAACCGCGCCCCTGCCCGGTGTCGCGCCCGTCAACGCCGCCAGGATGGCTGCGGCCAACGTCTACGAAGGCATCAACTCCAGCGACGACTACCGTCGCAATGATGCCAGTCTGAAGCTCATTCAATTCTGCGTGGTGACGGTCTCTGCCCTGGCCACCGGCTTCGTCAATTCGTTCGCCCACAAAGAGCGCATCGGCTGGCTGGCTGCTGGCGTGCTGGCCATCTTGATCATGGGCTTTGTCGAGAAGTTCTTTTTCACCCTCCGCCACGGCCTTACCACGACCTACAAGGCGGGCAAGCAGCGCACCTATGCCCAGCTCTGCTGCCGCACCATTCAAGCCACGATGATCCTGAACGCGGCCGTGCTCTGCGCGTGGATCGTCAACACGCCCCTGCCGCGTGAATTGGGCTGGTGGTATCGCTGGTCTATCGCGGTGCACGTTGCCCTCGCCTTGGTCGGTGTGACGCTCGTTCGTGACGCCGATGCAGTCGTCGAAAACCGCATGCTCGAGCTCAAAGCCGCGACGGCCCGGCAAGACATCATCACGACCCGCAAGGCGGCCGCCATCGGGAACGCAATGGTCCTCGTCTCGGCGAAGGTCCGCGGTTTCTTCGATGCCTTCGGTCTGGCCTGGGGGCTGCTGTGGAAAAAAGACAGCTTTGCCAAAAACACCCTCGCGCAACTCGACGCGATCGCGCGCGAACAGTTCGCCCACATTGACGGTCCGGCCGCCAGACGTGGCGAGGTTTGGCCGGATGATTTGGGTGAGGTGTCCGGCCCAAAAGAACGGTGCCGCTGACAGGCTGGTCGGTGATCGAGCCTCACGACGATCATAGATCAGCGGCGCAGAACAGAAGGTCTAAACCGAACCCGCCTCCGGAGCATCGTTTAGCGCCAACAGAAGGTTTTTTACCGGAACTTCCGCGCATCCGCTGGGAACCTAACCGGAGTGGCGGTTGGGAAGCTTGGCACGTGCCGCCCGGAGCACAGCGGCGCAAGGGCTGTACCTATCTGGGCTACGTAGGCAAGAAGCTCCTGGCAGAGTGGGAAGCATTGCCGGCCACACAGCGCCGTGCTGCCGTGGTCACCTGGATTCAGCAAAAACGATTAGAGAAGGGAGGTGCGCAGTGATCAAAGAATTAACCGTTAATCGCCAGATGATGAATGACCCAACGGTCAAACCGCCACGGATCAGCAGCGACATTGAGTGGTCACCCAAAAGCTGTGGCTGGGATTGCCGCTTTGTTTATTACGAAGACAAGCGCCGTCGACGTCGTCACTTAGGCCATCTGACCAGCCGTAAGCTGGAAGCGATTCCAGAAACGGAGCGTCAGACGGTGGTCACATCTTGGGTTCAGGAGAAAAAACTAGCGAAGGGGGTGAGCCTATAGCAACGTAAACCAATCCAGTATCGGGGTAAAGAAAAGGCCAGCGGCTTCGGTTGCTGGCTTTTTTGCGTTTAGAAGCCCGTGGCTGCATTGCCTATGTTGTGCATCCTGTGATCAATCGTGCAAGGACGGCGGCAACCGCGGGCAGGGCAGGGGTCAGAATCCGAGACGAGACGAAGGCGTGCGCAGTTGCTGGCCTTGCTCACATCACCGTGCCGGGTTAGGCCGCCGCTTTTTCAGCGCCGTAGATGACGCGCAGTGTTA
It encodes the following:
- a CDS encoding radical SAM protein, with the translated sequence MPRIGIELNNVCNLDCTHCFRSIYRGDERGTGDKSALFFPLDTLEKILIEGKALGYRHIAITGGEPPMHPRFGEALDMIADHAFTYHFLTNARNFQKTFKTVNTPLRRSKLNGITFSLDGATEATHDGIRGKGSYREVVTAIAMCQAAGIQANIITTVNKANRHEIDQLALLGAHLKVKYQVFGHQMPTEHNMGADLILPLSEWRAVERDVARVITEFRHEISMAVGFYTDYYLPRCAPLMLDDLNVDYRGRLTLCCQLSNYRDDDGDGEDVIGDLKKESLSAALSKLMDLVTRVQRERLDMAKSGQYEEKLHYPCLACIDRFRKTSEQPMLVQIGQVKGAA
- a CDS encoding DUF1573 domain-containing protein, with translation MKISAILLILVLGLSAASFGQTVEPQKADTKNAPKLTIKELQHNLGDIKKGTLAEYGFTFKNEGNAELVISNVQPGCGCTTSDFTKSVLPGKEGKVTLAVHTDGFMGAITKSAQVFTNDPGSSQFVLALSMNVIEPPTDGPKLVIAKTQHDFGELKKGVLAQYDFKFKNEGTAELTINSVAPS
- a CDS encoding helix-turn-helix domain-containing protein; translation: MNKLNESKNNLADALSEALRNYVDAEIVQRLGEIEIRPRDPREIVPTKVYRYVEAAKACQMSRDTLARAVKSNDLKIHYKGATPYFPGSDLLMWLERDN